The window CGGCATCGAGTACGATTCGCGGAAAATCAAGAAAAACGACTGCTACGTTTCCATCAAGGGCTTCGTCAAGGACGGGATCGTCTACGCCGCCGACGCCATCGGCAACGGCGCCAGCGCGGTGGTTTCGGTGCATCCGCCGCCGCCGGATCACCTCCAGGCCACCTGGGTGCAGGTCAAGAACGACCGCCGCGTCCTCAGTCAGATGGCCAACCGCTTTTTCGACAACCCTTCCCAGAAATTGCGGGTGATCGGGGTCACCGGGACCAACGGCAAGACGACCACGGTGGGCTTGATCCAGGCGCTGCTCAACGCCGCCATGGCCAAGACCGCGGCCATCGGCACCTTGAGCATGAACTTTCCCGGCTGCAGCCGGGAAACCCACCTGACCACCCCGGAGGCTCCCGAGCTGTTCGCCTTCATGGCCGAGGCGGTCAAGGCCGGATGCCGCAACCTGGCCATGGAGGTGTCCTCGGCCGCCCTCAGCCTGCTGCGGGTCGAGGACATCGGGTTCGCCCAGGCGGTTTTCACCTCCTTTTCCGGCGATCACCTCGATTTTCACCAGACCATGGAGAATTATTTCGAGGCCAAGCTCTCGTTGTTTAAAAAGATTGGTGCCGAGCAATGGGCGATCATCAACGGCGACGACCCGATGGGCGAGCGCATCATCAAGGAGGTGAACTGCCGTTATGTCACCTTCGGCTTTTCAGCCCAGGCGGATATCCGGCCTCTGAAATATCATTTTTCCCTGGACGGCATCAAGGCGCTGCTGCAGACGCCGCGCGGGAAAATCGAGATCCAGAGCCGTCTGCTGGGCCGCTTCAACCTGCTCAACATCATGGCCGCGGTCAGTTCGGCGCTGGCCAGCGACCTGGCCCTGGACAAGATCAGCGCCGGCTTGAGCGAATTCGTCCCGGTCAAGGGCCGCGTCAACATTGCCCATGCCGGCGACTTCCTGGTCGTGGTCGATTACGCCCATACCGATGACGCCCTGGAAAACCTGTTGAAAGCCTTCCGGGAAATCTCGCCGGGCAAGCTGATACTGGTTTTCGGGGCCGGCGGCGACCGCGACAGGACCAAGCGGCCGCGCATGGGCCGGGTGGCCGCCAGCCTCGCCGACTGGGTGGTGCTGACCAGCGATAACCCGCGCCGGGAGGATCCGCAGGCCATCATCGACGAAATCACGGCCGGATTCGCCGCCGGTTTCCGCAATTTCAGCCGCGAGGTCGACCGTAAGAAAGCGATTGAAAAAGCCTTGGACATGGCCGTTGCCGGAGACGTGGTCCTGATCGCCGGTAAGGGCCATGAAGACTACCAGATCTTCAAGGATCGCACCGTGCACTTCGATGATTTCGAAGTGGTTCACGCCAAGATGGGGAAGGCCCATGCCTGAACTCCGGATCGATGAAATAGCCGCCGTGGTCTCCGGGCAGGTCAGCCGTGCCGGGCGGATCTCCGCTTTCAGCGATTTTCAATTCGACACGCGGGCCATGGCCGCCCACTCGCTTTTTTTTGCCCTCAAATCGGCGAAAGCGGACGGCCATCGCTATGTCAAGGACCTGGACGCCATTCCCGGCGCCGGCGCCGTGGTCAGGAAGGACTTTGCCGAAAGGCATGTCCAGGTGCCCCTGATCCGCGTCGCCGATCCCCTGCGGGCGGCCCAGCAGCTGGCCGTCCATGTCAGGGAAAAGTACCGCTCGATCACGTACGTCGGCATCACCGGCAGCGCCGGCAAGACCACGACCAAGGAATTCATTTTCCAGATCCTGGCCAGCAAATTCCGTTCCTTCCGCTCCCCGCAGAACTGGAACAACAGCATCGGCCTGCCTTTCTCGCTGTTGAAATTGACCGGGAAGGAAGAGGCCGCCGTTTTCGAACTGGCCATGAGCGATCCGGGCATCGGCGAAATCGACTTGCTGGCCGGTATCCTGAAGCCCGAGGTGGCGGTCCTGCTCAATGTTTTCCCGGTGCACCTGGAGTTTCTGAAAACGCTTGAAAACGCCGCCAAGGCCAAGGCCGAGATCTTGAATTATCTGCCCGCCGACGGCTGCGCGTTCGTCAACGGCGATTCGGCGCTGATCCGCCAGGCGGTCGCCGGCAAGAAAGGCTGCAAGATTTTTTTCGGCTCGCAAGCCTCCCGGGACCAGATCGTCCTGAAAGAGGTGGTCCGCGAAAGCAACGGCAGCCGCCTGGTGATCGATGCTTTCGGCAGAAAGGAGGAATTCGTCGCGCCGCTGATCAGCCTGGCGCAAGTCGAAGACCTGTTCGCGGCCATCCTGGTCGCGCAGCGGCTGGGAATGACCAATCCTGAAATCCAGGCGGCCCTTTCCGCCCTGCAGACGCTGGCCGGCCGGGGGCAGGTCCGTGAAGCGGGCGGATTCGTCATCATCGACGAGACCTACAATTCGAACCCGGAAGCTCTGAAAAAGATCCTGAAGTGGGTGGACGGGGAATACCGGCAGAAAAAGGCCGCGGTTTTGGGCGACATGCTGGAACTGGGTGCCGATGAGCTCGCCTTTCATGTTGAGGCCGGGCGTTTTTTCTCAGGGCTGCATTTTGACCTGCTCCTGGCCGTCGGCGCGCGGGCCGCGAAAATCGCCGAAGGCGCAAGGTTGTCGGGGTATCCGGCTGACCGCATCCAGTGCTTTGATCAGGCCGTTGACGCCGGGAAATACCTGCGCGCCGAGCTGCGGCCCGGCGCCGTCGTCCTGTTCAAAGGCTCGCGCGGCGTGGCTCTGGAAAAAGCCATCACGGAGTTCGTGCATGAAAAATAGTTCCATCGGGGTTCTGGGGTTCGGAAAAACGGGCCAGGCCATGCTGGAGTATCTCCTGGTCCACGAGCCGCAGGCGCCGCTGCTCCTGTTCAACGACGACGCCATCACCGACCGCGAGCGCCGCGACGCTTTCGAGCGGCGCGGGGTGCGCTTTCTGATCGGCGCCGATGCGTTCGCCGAACTCGGCGCCTGCCGGCTGGTCATCACCAGTCCCGGCTTTGACGGCACGACTCCCCGCTTTTCGTCCCTGCGCGCGCGCGGCGTCGAAATCGTCTCCGAAATCGAGTATGCCTCCGGCCGCATCCGGGCCGGCATCATCGCCGTCAGCGGCAGCAACGGCAAATCGACGACCGTCAGCCTGATTCATCATCTGCTCGTCAGAGCCGGCCGCACAAGCATCCTGGCCGGCAATATCGGCGTCCCCTTCATCGCCCAAACCGGGGAAGTCGGCGCCGATTCGACCGTGGTCCTCGAGCTGTCGAGTTTTCAGCTGGAAGAGATCGTCCATTTCCGGGCCGACGTGGCCGTGCTGCTCAACATCACCCCCGACCACCTGGATCGCTATCCTTCCATGGCGGCGTACGCGGCCGCGAAATTCAATTTGTTCAAGAATCAGCGCCGTGAGGACCGCATGGTGCTGAACGCCGACGACCCCTGGCTGCAGGATGAAAAGCGCCTCGGCCCGGCCAAGCCGCTGTGGTTTTCAAGCCGCCACGCCCGGGGCGACGGCGCTGTCCTGGAAAACCGTGACATCGTTCTCAGCCTGGGCGCGGGCAGGGAGAAGATTTCCCTGCAGCGCAACCCTTTGCGCGGGGTCCATAACCTGGAAAACATCATGGCCGCCGCCCTGGCCTGCCGCGCTGTCGGCCTGACGGCCCGTGAGATCGAAGCGGGGCTGGAATCGTTCCGCGGCCTGCCGCACCGCATGGAGGCGGCCGGGAAGGTCGGCCGGGTCGAGTTCATCAACGACTCCAAGGCGACCAACGTCGACGCGGCCCTCAAATCGATCGCCAGCATCGACGACCATCTGGTCGTCATCCTGGGCGGCAAGGACAAGGGCTCCGATTTCTCCGGCCTCGAAAAACCGCTGCGGGAAAAGGCGCAACGGGTGCTGCTGCTGGGCAAGGCGGCTCCGCTGATCGCCGCTCAGCTGCGCGGCCTGGCCGAGAAAATGGTTACGGTCCGCGACCTGGCCGAGGCGGTCGGCAGCGGCTATGAGCTTTTGCGCCGCAGCGGCGGTGTGGTGCTGCTGGCTCCGGCCTGCGCCAGTTTCGACATGTTCGACAACTTCGAGCACCGCGGCGAGGTATTCAAGCAGGAAGTGCGGCGCTTGCAGGACAGGGAGAAGGAAAATGGTTAAGCACAGCGGCATCGATCGCACCCTGCTGATGGTCTCGCTGCTGCTGATCGCCATCGGCTTCCTGATGATCTTCAGCACCACCCCGGTCCTGGCCCGCGAAAAGTTCGGCGACAGCTTCCATTTCTTCAAGAAGCAGCTGGTCTGGCTGGCCCTGGGATTGGTGGTTTTTGTCGCCATGATCCTGAGCAGGGCGCCGTTCTACCTGAATCAGCGGCTGATCATGGCCGTCATGGCGCTGGCCTTCACCGGGTTGTCGCTGGTCTTTTTTTTCCAAAAGATCAACAATACCAGCCGCTGGATCCGTTTGGCCGGCTTCTCGGTGCAGCCGTCCGAGTTCGCCAAGATCATCCTGGTGCTCTACCTGGCCATGATGCTGAGCCGAAGGGACGGCGACGTCAACAACGCCAAGAACCTGGGCTTGATCCTGCTGCCGGTGGCCTTCATGGAGGGGCTCATCCTCAAGGAGCCTGATTTCGGCAATTTCTTGCTGATCGCCGTCATCACCCTGGTCATGCTGTTCGTGGCCGGCGTGCGCCTGAAGTTTTTCGTGATTTTTTTCGCGCTGCTGCTCCCGCTGCTCTTGCTGCTGATCCGGGCCGATCCCATGCGCAGCGAGCGGATCAAGAGTTTCCTCAATCCGGAAGTCTATGCCAGCGGGCAGGGATTCCAGGCGTTGCAGTCGACCTATGCCATCGGCTCCGGCGGGCTTTTCGGCCAGGGGATCGGCAATTCGACCCAGAAATTGTTCTATCTCCCCTACGCCTATTCGGATTTCATCTATGCCATTATCGCCGAGGAGCTCGGCTTCTTCGGCGCCCTGACCGTGATCGCCCTCTTCGTCGTCTACTATCTGCGCGGCATGATCATCGCCAGGCAATCCGACAACCCCCATACCTACCTGCTCGTGACCGGGCTTGTTTTTCTGATCGCGTTACAGTCGATGGTCAACATTTCGGTGGCCGTCGGTCTTTTCCCCACCAAGGGCATTCCCCTGCCGTTCATTTCCTCGGGCGGAACATCCCTGCTCAGCAGCCTGATGATCACCGGGATCATCCTCAACGTGTCGCGCCAGCGCAAGGTGGTTTTCGGCCATGATTGAAACCAGCCGGATCAAGAAAATTCATTTCGCCGGCATCGGCGGCTCGGGCATGTCCGGGATCGCCGAAGTGCTTCACAACATGGGGTTCCAGATCTCCGGATCCGACATCGCCGAAAATGAAACCGTGCGCCGCCTGGCGGCGAAAGGGATCCGCATCGCCATCGGCCATGCCCGCGAGAACGTCGGCGCCGCGGAAGCCCTGGTCTATTCCAGCGCCATCACCGAGGACAATGTCGAGGTGCTGGAAGCGCTGAAAAACAAACTGCCGGTCATTCCCCGGGCTGAAATGCTGGCCGAGCTGATGCGCATGAAATTTTCCCTGGCCGTGGCCGGGACCCACGGCAAGACCACCACCACCTCGATGATCGCGACCATCCTGACCCAGGCCGGCCTGGATCCGACCTACGTGGTCGGCGGCAAGCTGAAAGTGCAGGGCAGCGGCGCCAAGCTGGGTTCGTCGCGCTACCTGGTGGCCGAAGCCGACGAGTCGGACGGCAGTTTCCTGAAACTGTTTCCCACCATCGCCGTGATCACCAACATCGAGAACGACCACCTGGAGTTCTACGGGCGGATGAAAAAACTGCTCCAGGCCTTCCGCGACTTCGCCGACAAGGTCCCGTTCTACGGTACCGTCATCCTCAACAACGAATGCCCGAACATCATAAAAATCAGGCCCGCGATCCGCAAGAAGATCGTCACCTACGGCTTCGCGGCCGGCGCCGACGTCCGGGCCGTGGGCGTGAAAACGTCCGGGTTCGCCTCTTCCTACCGGCTGGCGCTGCAGGGGCTGGAGCGGGGGGTGCTGCGCCTGAACGTGGGCGGCAGGCACAACGTGGCCAATTCGCTGGCCGCCGTCTGCGCCGCGCTGGAAGTGGGGGTGAGCCTGGAAACCATCCAGGCCAGCCTGGAGAACTTCAGCCTGCCCGAGCGGCGTTTCCAGGTCCTGTATGCCAGCCCGTCGCTCCTGGTCATCGATGATTACGCCCATCATCCCAGCGAGATCAAGGCCACGCTGAAAACGTTGCGCAGCAGCTCCTGCCGCCGGGTCATCGCCGTCTTCCAGCCCCACCGTTTCACCCGGCTGCAGATCCTGATGAAGCAGTTCGCCACGGCGTTCCGGGTCGCGGACATCGTGGTCATCGCCGAACTGTACACCGCCAACCAAAAGGAGATCCCGGGCGTCAACAGCAAGGTCCTGGCCGATCATATCCGCAGCCAGGGGCAGGAAAACGTCTTCTACCTGGAGTCCTTCGCCCAGATCCGCGACTTCCTGCGCGCGCGGCTCAGCCCCGGCGACGGTCTGGTATTCCTTTCCGCCGGCAACCTCACCCAGCTGGCCCACGATTTTGCGGCGGAGATGGAGGCGCTGAAAAAATGAACGACACGCGCAGCCACTCGCTGAAGTTCGAAGCCGAGTTCTTCCGCAAAAGCAACAATCTGACGCTGACCCGCGAAAAGAAAATCCGCTCCATCCAGATGCGGACGGTTCATATATTGCTGCTGCTGTTGCTGGCGCTGCTGGTTGCGTTTGTCGTATACAAAACGTCCGTCCTGCTGCTGGAGTGGGACACGCTGCAGGTCCATTCCTACCGTTTACGCCAGCAGCCGGTTTTCGCGGCGGATCAAGTCCGGGAGATCTTGAAGCGCTGCCGCGGCAACATCCTGGCCCTGGATCTAAAAGAACTGCGCGCCCAGCTGCTGCGGCTGCCGGAAATCGAAGACGCGACCATCAGCCGGGTTTTGCCCGATACCGTTGAAATCGGCTTCCGCTTGCGCCAGCCGCTCTTTTCCCTGGCCCGGAACGGCGGCTTCCAGCTCCTGGATG is drawn from Candidatus Aminicenantes bacterium and contains these coding sequences:
- a CDS encoding UDP-N-acetylmuramoyl-L-alanyl-D-glutamate--2,6-diaminopimelate ligase, giving the protein MKYLDELLGRQESLAWRGNLHVPVAGIEYDSRKIKKNDCYVSIKGFVKDGIVYAADAIGNGASAVVSVHPPPPDHLQATWVQVKNDRRVLSQMANRFFDNPSQKLRVIGVTGTNGKTTTVGLIQALLNAAMAKTAAIGTLSMNFPGCSRETHLTTPEAPELFAFMAEAVKAGCRNLAMEVSSAALSLLRVEDIGFAQAVFTSFSGDHLDFHQTMENYFEAKLSLFKKIGAEQWAIINGDDPMGERIIKEVNCRYVTFGFSAQADIRPLKYHFSLDGIKALLQTPRGKIEIQSRLLGRFNLLNIMAAVSSALASDLALDKISAGLSEFVPVKGRVNIAHAGDFLVVVDYAHTDDALENLLKAFREISPGKLILVFGAGGDRDRTKRPRMGRVAASLADWVVLTSDNPRREDPQAIIDEITAGFAAGFRNFSREVDRKKAIEKALDMAVAGDVVLIAGKGHEDYQIFKDRTVHFDDFEVVHAKMGKAHA
- the murC gene encoding UDP-N-acetylmuramate--L-alanine ligase, encoding MIETSRIKKIHFAGIGGSGMSGIAEVLHNMGFQISGSDIAENETVRRLAAKGIRIAIGHARENVGAAEALVYSSAITEDNVEVLEALKNKLPVIPRAEMLAELMRMKFSLAVAGTHGKTTTTSMIATILTQAGLDPTYVVGGKLKVQGSGAKLGSSRYLVAEADESDGSFLKLFPTIAVITNIENDHLEFYGRMKKLLQAFRDFADKVPFYGTVILNNECPNIIKIRPAIRKKIVTYGFAAGADVRAVGVKTSGFASSYRLALQGLERGVLRLNVGGRHNVANSLAAVCAALEVGVSLETIQASLENFSLPERRFQVLYASPSLLVIDDYAHHPSEIKATLKTLRSSSCRRVIAVFQPHRFTRLQILMKQFATAFRVADIVVIAELYTANQKEIPGVNSKVLADHIRSQGQENVFYLESFAQIRDFLRARLSPGDGLVFLSAGNLTQLAHDFAAEMEALKK
- a CDS encoding UDP-N-acetylmuramoyl-tripeptide--D-alanyl-D-alanine ligase → MPELRIDEIAAVVSGQVSRAGRISAFSDFQFDTRAMAAHSLFFALKSAKADGHRYVKDLDAIPGAGAVVRKDFAERHVQVPLIRVADPLRAAQQLAVHVREKYRSITYVGITGSAGKTTTKEFIFQILASKFRSFRSPQNWNNSIGLPFSLLKLTGKEEAAVFELAMSDPGIGEIDLLAGILKPEVAVLLNVFPVHLEFLKTLENAAKAKAEILNYLPADGCAFVNGDSALIRQAVAGKKGCKIFFGSQASRDQIVLKEVVRESNGSRLVIDAFGRKEEFVAPLISLAQVEDLFAAILVAQRLGMTNPEIQAALSALQTLAGRGQVREAGGFVIIDETYNSNPEALKKILKWVDGEYRQKKAAVLGDMLELGADELAFHVEAGRFFSGLHFDLLLAVGARAAKIAEGARLSGYPADRIQCFDQAVDAGKYLRAELRPGAVVLFKGSRGVALEKAITEFVHEK
- a CDS encoding FtsQ-type POTRA domain-containing protein, which gives rise to MNDTRSHSLKFEAEFFRKSNNLTLTREKKIRSIQMRTVHILLLLLLALLVAFVVYKTSVLLLEWDTLQVHSYRLRQQPVFAADQVREILKRCRGNILALDLKELRAQLLRLPEIEDATISRVLPDTVEIGFRLRQPLFSLARNGGFQLLDASGLVLGERPVAPPGLIPIRAEGPVPAQIAAAAQELLPLRDRIEYVAYAEPYGIELKLRTGPEVFYPGAGDFLKKINRYTKIKPHLAADGPAIRSVDLRISGRIYFGFGDGPQGES
- the murD gene encoding UDP-N-acetylmuramoyl-L-alanine--D-glutamate ligase; the encoded protein is MKNSSIGVLGFGKTGQAMLEYLLVHEPQAPLLLFNDDAITDRERRDAFERRGVRFLIGADAFAELGACRLVITSPGFDGTTPRFSSLRARGVEIVSEIEYASGRIRAGIIAVSGSNGKSTTVSLIHHLLVRAGRTSILAGNIGVPFIAQTGEVGADSTVVLELSSFQLEEIVHFRADVAVLLNITPDHLDRYPSMAAYAAAKFNLFKNQRREDRMVLNADDPWLQDEKRLGPAKPLWFSSRHARGDGAVLENRDIVLSLGAGREKISLQRNPLRGVHNLENIMAAALACRAVGLTAREIEAGLESFRGLPHRMEAAGKVGRVEFINDSKATNVDAALKSIASIDDHLVVILGGKDKGSDFSGLEKPLREKAQRVLLLGKAAPLIAAQLRGLAEKMVTVRDLAEAVGSGYELLRRSGGVVLLAPACASFDMFDNFEHRGEVFKQEVRRLQDREKENG
- the ftsW gene encoding putative lipid II flippase FtsW; translation: MVKHSGIDRTLLMVSLLLIAIGFLMIFSTTPVLAREKFGDSFHFFKKQLVWLALGLVVFVAMILSRAPFYLNQRLIMAVMALAFTGLSLVFFFQKINNTSRWIRLAGFSVQPSEFAKIILVLYLAMMLSRRDGDVNNAKNLGLILLPVAFMEGLILKEPDFGNFLLIAVITLVMLFVAGVRLKFFVIFFALLLPLLLLLIRADPMRSERIKSFLNPEVYASGQGFQALQSTYAIGSGGLFGQGIGNSTQKLFYLPYAYSDFIYAIIAEELGFFGALTVIALFVVYYLRGMIIARQSDNPHTYLLVTGLVFLIALQSMVNISVAVGLFPTKGIPLPFISSGGTSLLSSLMITGIILNVSRQRKVVFGHD